ggaggaggaggcggaggcGGAGGCGGAGGCGGCGGAGGAGgcgaaggaggaggaagtggcagCCGGGCTGGCTCTGGGACGGACGGACAGACCGAGCGACCGAACGAAAGGAAGGACGGACGGACCGCCCTGGGCCAGGGCGCGCCCTTCCCTGCTCTCCCCGGCCAGGCCCTCCACCAGGCGGCCCGCCTccgccccctcccccgcccccagcCCCTGCCCGTCTGGCCATCCCAGCGCCCGCCCCGAGGAGTTCTACGCGCGCTCGCGCGGCCCGGTGAGTTCCTGGGCCCGGGCGGGGCAGGCGGGGCTCGGGCTCCGGGCGCGGCTCGGCACGGGGGCAGGCGCGGGGCGCGTAGGGTGGGGCTCTGTTTGGCAGCCCCCCGACCCTCTTCCACTGTCCCGTCCCATGTTCCTTTTCCCTGGGCCGGGTCGGCCCGGAAGGGAAGGGGGGTGCCGGCCCTGGGCCTTCTCCAAACTCcggtggggaggaaggaaggagcacGTGTGCGTGTGAGTGTGGCTCTGACGGTGACTGGCAGTGCGAAAGCAGGAGTGAGCCCGCGCCGCGGGCATGTGCCCGGAGGCCGCGGGGAAGGGGGGGCACAAACTTCTCCTTTGGGTGGCGCCCAGCTTTGTCCGGCATTCTAGGCCTCTGGCCCCTCCAGCTGTGTCAGCCTTCCTGGCTCCCTCTTCAGGCCGGGGGATGATGAAGGGCAGGGAGGAGTGGGGGGCCCTAGCCTGGGCCTGGCAGCCTGGAAGCCTGTCAGCTGACTGCCCACAAGTTTTGGCTGAACACCTGCAGGGGAGCCCCCTGACGCTGCAGGCTTGGACAGTGCCCCTCCTCCCCTTGTGGGGGGCCGGGGCAGGCAGTTTGGGGCCTGCCCATCTCCTTGGGATGCTGGACAACTGTTCTGGGGTGTGCCAGGCACCCAGTGTGCAAAGTCCTCTGGGCCCCTTGCTCTGGGCTTGGGTCTGGCATTTATTCTCAGGAATGCATGCCCAGCTCCTGAAACACCTCTGGGGGtgctgtgccaggcactgggctgggCAGAGGGCTTTACCTATACTCAGGGAACCAGCCTCTACACTGACAAGTCAATACAAAAGTCTAGCCGCTAGGAGGGTGGCTGTCATGGGCatggatggcctctgagggccCCTCCAGCCCCAGAGGGTCCTTGGATCCCTGCCATGACCCAGCTGAGCCTCGAAAGCCACCAAAACTTAACCTGGTGTGAAGTGAAAAGGGACTCCTCTGAGGAAGTGCCAGGTCACTCTGGCTAGAGAGCCGGAAAAGGACCTACCAGCAGGAGGGAGCCAGAAGCCCTCCTTGTCTCTGGGCCTTGGGCCGGGGACATCCCTATCTTTTTCTGAATCTTTGATGCCTTCTTTACGGGTGTGCAGCCCACTTGGGGCTCCTTTGCCTTTGTTCtgtgtctctgggcctggctagTGGCCAGCCAGGGAATTCCAGAGGGCCCAGAGTGGCTGCCCCTCCTCTGACATTCCTGCCTGCCCATTGGGACCCCTCCCTTCAGAAAGGGGTGATTTGGGGgtggctgctcccctcccccttacaTGCCAGGGACTCCTGCCACCCACTCTGCACAGGGCAGGCCTCTGAGGGGCCCAGGGGCATCCCCCATCCTAGGgccaggcctttttttttttttttttttcttttggctttctGCTTTTCAGAAGTTTTATTACATAGAAAGTTTGAGCTAAGCATCTGAACTAGCCCAATGTGTCAGGGCCAAGGGAAGCCCTAGTCAGGAAAGTCAGAGCAAAGCCCCATGGGGAGAACCTGCCCCCTCCCCTGTTCTTTCTATACACTGACAGCATGGGCAGCAGCCGCTCCCAATAGCTGGACACACTAGCCACGCCTGTCCCCAGGGTTCGAGCCCGGCCATTTCCCCCGTAGCCACCAGAGAACAGGTTTGGCAGCTTCTTCTCCCATCTTCTGGCTCTCTGGCTCCAGTTCGTGGGAAATGCAGTTTGCTAGAAAGGCACCCCCTGCCTTCCAGCCCGGGCTCGAGGCCCTGTGCACCCCCTGCCCCGCAGGCCCCTTGGGGCTCCCAGCCTTTCCGGCCGGCCGGCAGGGCCCCCTCGAGGGGAGAGCCAGTTGGGCCAGTTGGGAATGTGGCTGGGGAGGGGTCCGGGGACCGGGACTACTACCGGGACCGGGGTAGTGAGTCCTTTCCCAATCCTGGCAGCCGGCCCCGCCCACCCGCTCCTCCCGTCCCACCCCCCGGGCCGCTGACCTGTGGCCCGGATCCTCCTCGGACCCGCCCTGCGAGGGTGGAGGGCGGGGCCGCCGCCTGATCTAGTCAGACAGGTGCAGCTGCGGGCCCTGAGCACCTCAGAACGGGCCCGGGAGAGCCAGAGGTAGGTTCGGGCTGGAGAGCCGCGGCGAGAGGCCCCCGGGAGGAGCGGAGGGAGCGAGGCCGGGGATCCAGCACGGGAGATGATGGGAAGGGAGCGCCCTCTCCACCTGTCCGGCTGGGCTTCATGGCCCCTTTCCCGGCTTCCTCCCCTGGTCGCAGCCTCCCTCCTTCGCCCCTATCCCTTGCTGCCCCCAGAGCGCCGGAGGGAAGGGCAGCGGGAGCTGTGTGGGCCCGGGCTgaccttccctcctcccttcccagaAGCCTAGCCAGCCAGGATGGAGTTCGTGGTGAACTTTTACCAGGAGGTGATGAAGAGAGCAGGTGAGAGCAGTCCCTCCAGgcagcccccccaccccccccccccagccagcCTCCCCAGGGCCTGAGCTGGTGCTCGTGTCCCCACAGACCCCAGGCTCCAGGGCTATCCCCTGATGGACACTCCGCTGCTCATGACCTCCATCCTCATCGCCTATGTGTACTTCGTTCTGTCCCTGGGGCCTCGGCTGATGGCCAATCGCAAACCGTTCCAGCTCCGAGGCTTCATGGTCATCTACAACTTCTCCCTCGTGGCTCTGTCCCTCTACATCGTGTATGAGGTGGGTCGGGGGCCCTTGCCCTTGAGGGCTGCTGTGGAACCAGAACCCACACCGCAGGGGGCATCCTGCTTGGGGGAAGGTGGGCATCCAGGGCTGAGGGACTTGGGCTTCTGGGGATGGGGAGCAACTCCTCTGACCAGCTTCTTCCTCGGCCTCAGTTCCTGATGTCTGGCTGGCTAAGCACCTACACATGGCAATGTGACCCTGTGGACTATTCTCAGAACCCCGAGGCCCTTCGGGTAAGTAGAGCCCTGGGCAGGAGTGCAGCGGGGAGCCAGGGCAGAGCCCAGGACCTAatgctccttcctccttcctcccacccttgCAGATGGTTCGAGTGGcttggctttttcttttctcaaagttCATTGAGTTGATGGACACGGTGAGTATTTCTGTGTTTGGGGTGGACAAGGGGCAGTGCATGGGGAGGCCAAGCCTCTGCCCTGACCACTACCCGTCCCCTACAGGTAATCTTCATTCTTCGAAAGAAGGACGGCCAGGTGACTTTCTTGCATGTCTTCCATCATTCGGTGCTGCCCTGGAGCTGGTGGTGGGGCATTAAGGTGGCCCCAGGTGAGGAGGggatggagaggagagggagaggagggaggaggctcAGCTCAAAGGCAGAAATGCACTGACTGTCTCCTTTGCTCCTAGGAGGAATGGGCTCCTTCCATGCCATGGTGAACTCCTCCGTCCATGTGATCATGTACCTGTACTATGGGCTGTCTGCTTTAGGCCCAGCCGCCCAGCCCTATCTCTGGTGGAAGAAGCACATGACAGCCATCCAGCTGGTGAGAGCCTGTTTCCCAGCCCTGAGCCTTCCTGCTTTGCCCCAGCTCCTTCCTAGGCTCTTGGCCCTGAGCCGGGTCCTCTCTCTCTTGCCCCCAGATCCAGTTTGTGCTGGTCTCCTTGCACATCTCTCAGTATTACTTCCTGCCCAGCTGTGACTACCAGTACCCTGTGATCATTCACCTCATCTGGATGTACGGCACCATCTTCTTTGTGCTCTTCTCCAACTTCTGGTATCATTCCTATACGAAGGGCAAGCGGCTGCCCAGGGCTGCCCAGCAGAATGGGGTGCCCAAAGTCAAGGCGAACTGAGCCAGGCTGGTCTCACCTGGGCCCTCGCCCACCACCTAAGTGCCTCAGGGCTGCGCCGAGGGCAGCCATTCCATTTGGGCAGGGGGTCTTGCCTATCCACAATTGGCATCTCGGTCTCTGCTGGTGGGTCACAGGACCTGGCTAGTGCAGGAGGACTGAGCCggaccctcccctcttcccacgaGCTGGCACACAGGGACCACAAGCACCCCCTCTCCCAGTACCTTACCCCTAACCACAGGGGCTCCCTTGCCCTCTGCCACAGCACagccctgggggtgggggtgcagcTTGAGCTGGAcatgcccccttcccccccaccctgGGCCAGCTTGTCTGTCTGGGGAAAGGGAATACTCAGGGCTGGCCCCAACCACAGGCCTGTGGCCTTTTAACTTTTCTCACACTGAAGAGGTCAGCAATAATCTTCCCCTGGTCACCGGGGACTTGGTTCTCACCCCACACATGCCCTAAAGTTGGAGGGGCTCGGGGTTGGGAGAACACGGCCCACAGGGGCTGCTCACTCACATGTGTCTTAATTAAAGTGACAGGAAACATCAGGGGACTGGTGTGTACTATGTGGCCAAGGGAAGAGCTGGGCCGGCCCCAGCTTATTCatctagaagtgtctgaggagagTGGACTTTCTCCAGTCAAGCCCTCCCAGGTGGTGCCCATATTGGGGCAGAAGAGAGGACAGTGGAGGTGGCAGGCGACACATgtctttattagaaaaataaaacccaggGAAGTGGGAGGGAGCTGGGGCCGGCCTCAGCGGATGCCCTGGTGGATGAGGCTGCTTTTGGCTGCACTCGCCTTCTCCCGCTCCCGCCGCTGCGCAGGATCCAGCTCAAAGCAGCGCCACAGGCGCAGGGTCTCGTCAGCAGCGGCTGAGGCCACGGTACAGCCGTCGGGGCTCATGGTCAGGCTCAGCACTCGGGCCGTGTGACCTTTGAGCTCAGCCACCTTGGCCATGCTGGGGTACTTCCAGATGACCAGCTGGTTCTGGGCAAAGCCATGGCCAGAAATGAGTTCTTTGTAGTGTGGGGACCAGAGGATAGCGCACACCTGGGACTGGGCATCCACAGCACTGAGACATGCCCCTGAGCAAACGTTCCAGATGCGGATGTGCCGGTCGCTGGTGCCACCTCCGGTGGCCAGCACGTTGGACTGCCAGGGACACCAGGCCACAGCCTAGCAGAAGAGGGGAAGAACAAGGGTTAGGAGGGCACCAACCCCACGTGGCAGCCCCCCTGCCCCAAGCTGCCCCAGCCTCTCACCTTGACTGCTCCCACATGCTGAGTGAAGGTCTGCAGGGGTCCCCAGCCCCCATCGCCAGGGGCACTGGGCCACACGTTCACCAAGTTGTCATTGCCACCACTAGCCAGGTAACGGCCATCAGGGGACCAGCGTAGGCCacacacttcttggctgtgtccACTCAGTGTGGCTACATGGTGTTCAGCCACTCGGACATCGTGGTGATGGACGTGGCCAGACCGAGACCCACTGGGAGGAGGAGATGGCTACTAAGATGGGGACTCAGAGGCCCTTCGTACCCCCAGCTGTCCAGTCCAAACAAACCTCGCCTCCCTCCCAGCAGGACCATGCATGAcaagatgtgtatgtgtgtgtgtgtgtgtgtgagggaaaGGGAGGACTGAGCCGGATGGATGGAGTACACTCAGAGCCTTCGGGGACGAGGGCCCAAGCTCAGACCTGGAAAGGATGTAGCTGTTCCAGGACAGGGCGCCCACACGGGCTGTGTGGCTGCTCATGTTTCGGAGCCGTTTCTGCTGCTGGACGTCCCACAGCTAGGGAGAGAGGGATCGATGATCAGAGGCCCTGTCTCAGATTGTTGCTGCCCCTCAGGGCC
The window above is part of the Gracilinanus agilis isolate LMUSP501 chromosome 4, AgileGrace, whole genome shotgun sequence genome. Proteins encoded here:
- the ELOVL1 gene encoding elongation of very long chain fatty acids protein 1, with amino-acid sequence MEFVVNFYQEVMKRADPRLQGYPLMDTPLLMTSILIAYVYFVLSLGPRLMANRKPFQLRGFMVIYNFSLVALSLYIVYEFLMSGWLSTYTWQCDPVDYSQNPEALRMVRVAWLFLFSKFIELMDTVIFILRKKDGQVTFLHVFHHSVLPWSWWWGIKVAPGGMGSFHAMVNSSVHVIMYLYYGLSALGPAAQPYLWWKKHMTAIQLIQFVLVSLHISQYYFLPSCDYQYPVIIHLIWMYGTIFFVLFSNFWYHSYTKGKRLPRAAQQNGVPKVKAN